From Deltaproteobacteria bacterium, one genomic window encodes:
- a CDS encoding alpha/beta fold hydrolase has protein sequence MPDALSGLHRIHYTDAGSGYPVLFGHSLTFDGTMFEAQTAVLSKKFRCISIDFRGHGKSSKLDEPYTLDDNAADVLAVADTIGAKRFHYVGLSMGGMTGMRVVLRAPERMTALALLDTSAGEEDPAKRAAYSDYAKQSRDKPPMPPMIEMTLGLMFSPAFMKREPAVTDRYRKILLSNDVNAISQATLAVTNRDSILERIGSIKCPVLVIVGSQDIATPPAQARAIASSIPNAALEVIEGAGHMTPVEAPEQVTRLLLEFLGE, from the coding sequence ATGCCTGACGCCCTTTCCGGCCTCCACCGCATTCACTACACCGATGCAGGGTCCGGTTATCCCGTTCTGTTCGGGCATTCCCTCACTTTCGATGGCACGATGTTCGAGGCCCAAACAGCCGTCCTGTCGAAGAAGTTCCGGTGCATTTCCATCGACTTCCGGGGACACGGCAAGAGCTCGAAACTGGACGAACCCTATACGCTGGACGACAACGCCGCCGACGTGCTGGCTGTGGCCGACACCATTGGTGCGAAGCGGTTTCACTACGTGGGCCTTTCCATGGGCGGAATGACCGGCATGCGGGTGGTGCTCCGGGCACCGGAACGGATGACGGCACTCGCGCTTCTCGACACCAGCGCTGGCGAGGAAGACCCGGCAAAACGAGCAGCTTATTCGGACTACGCAAAACAGTCCCGGGACAAGCCGCCCATGCCCCCCATGATCGAAATGACCCTCGGCCTCATGTTTTCACCTGCCTTCATGAAGCGCGAACCGGCTGTAACGGATCGCTACCGTAAGATTCTTCTTTCCAATGACGTAAATGCCATCTCGCAGGCAACCCTGGCCGTCACAAACCGCGACAGCATTCTGGAGCGTATTGGCTCGATCAAGTGTCCAGTGCTCGTTATCGTGGGATCACAGGATATCGCCACGCCGCCAGCCCAGGCCCGTGCCATCGCCAGTTCGATTCCCAATGCCGCACTCGAAGTCATTGAAGGTGCTGGTCACATGACCCCGGTCGAAGCCCCCGAACAGGTCACACGTCTCTTACTGGAATTCCTGGGAGAATAG
- a CDS encoding enoyl-CoA hydratase/isomerase family protein translates to MDDAVILERQGHLAVLTLNRPDNRNAMTVELLDAFRTRVAEVKGDNAVRVLIVTGSGKNFCSGADFKATADLMTRSGMAGTPGMRESAKWVYGSFLALLELDIPVIAAMNGHAIGGGLGLALACDLRVAAVSARIGANFVRLGLHPGMAVSYLLPRLTGLPIAAELLFTGRIINGDEAARFGLVNYAVPEAEVMDRAKALATEIAACAPYAVRLTKRSLYNGLQMNPAAALETEAYAQALCSQTDDAKEGVMALMQKREPVFKGK, encoded by the coding sequence ATGGACGATGCAGTCATCCTTGAGCGGCAGGGCCATCTGGCGGTTCTCACCTTGAACCGTCCTGATAACCGGAACGCCATGACTGTGGAACTCCTCGATGCCTTCAGAACTCGCGTCGCGGAGGTTAAAGGGGACAATGCAGTCCGGGTACTCATTGTCACTGGCAGTGGCAAGAACTTCTGCTCCGGCGCCGATTTCAAGGCCACGGCAGATCTCATGACCCGGAGCGGCATGGCGGGCACTCCCGGCATGCGTGAATCGGCCAAATGGGTCTACGGATCGTTCCTAGCACTTCTCGAACTGGACATCCCGGTCATCGCTGCCATGAATGGACATGCCATCGGGGGCGGACTGGGGCTGGCGCTTGCCTGCGATCTTCGTGTTGCTGCTGTAAGTGCCAGGATAGGCGCGAACTTTGTCCGGCTGGGGCTGCATCCCGGCATGGCAGTTTCCTATCTTCTGCCAAGACTTACTGGCCTACCCATTGCCGCGGAACTGCTCTTCACCGGCCGGATCATTAACGGTGACGAAGCGGCCCGGTTCGGTCTGGTCAACTACGCCGTTCCGGAAGCTGAAGTCATGGACCGGGCAAAAGCCCTCGCCACGGAAATCGCAGCGTGCGCCCCCTACGCCGTCAGGCTGACCAAGCGATCCCTTTACAACGGGCTTCAGATGAACCCGGCGGCTGCGCTCGAAACCGAAGCCTACGCGCAGGCCCTGTGCAGCCAGAC